In Kwoniella newhampshirensis strain CBS 13917 chromosome 2, whole genome shotgun sequence, one DNA window encodes the following:
- a CDS encoding 26S protease regulatory subunit 6A-B has product MSAPESDPPLPPPQPTVGDNKPEGSTSTGNAETTAAAPAADAPTEDVKMDEPKEDTLEDIPQGVLTADVQEIKMQTRLIDNEIKMMRQESLRLNHEREQMVEKIGDNTTKIKQNKVLPYLVSKVVEILDVDSEEQEGATHNEQAAKKSKCAVIKTSTRQTVFLPIIGLVPHEQLRPGDLIGVNKDSYLILDKLPAEYDARVKAMEVDERPTETYTDIGGLDKQIEELVEAIVLPMQQADKFKTLGITPPKGCLMYGPPGTGKTLLARACAAQTNACYLKLAGPALVQMYIGDGAKLVRDAFELAKEKAPAIIFIDELDAIGTKRFDSDKSGDREVQRTMLELLNQLDGFSSDSRIKVIAATNRIDILDPALLRSGRLDRKIEFPLPNESAREHILQIHARKLNHHGVNFEELARSTEDMNGAQLKAVCVEAGMLALRQNATQLTHEHFHGGILEVQARKAKEHHVGRLCQHDVVPPLISVMFDSTLHDHVYYGRHEFELCFASVDVHIPMMDFCNVKLSYTFRFLSTPRQRNKVLFNSNNDHDAIKCLLLIPYIHVSVELAIRSWLLSITL; this is encoded by the exons ATGTCAGCACCCGAGtcagatcctcctcttccccctcctcaACCCACCGTTGGGGATAACAAACCCGAAGggtcgacatcgacagGTAACGCAGAGACAACGgctgctgctcctgctgcAGATGCGCCTACAGAGGAtgtgaagatggatgagcCGAAAGAAGATACGTTGGAGGATATCCCACAGGGAGTCTTGACA GCGGATGTACAGGAGATCAAAATGCAGACAAGGCTGATTGACAatgagatcaagatgatgagacaGGAAAGTCTACGACTCAATCACGAGCGAGAAcagatggtggagaagatcgggGACAATACCACGAAGATCAAGCAGAACAAGGTCCTGCCGTATTTGGTCTCAAAGGTGGTCGAA ATCCTCGACGTCGATTCCGAGGAGCAAGAAGGTGCGACGCACAACGAACAGGCAGCTAAGAAGTCAAAATGTGCTGTCATCAAGACCTCTACGCGACAA ACTGTTTTCTTGCCTATCATCGGTTTGGTCCCTCATGAGCAATTACGTCCTGGAGATCTAATCGGTGTCAACAAGGATTCTTATCTGATTCTGGACAAGCTTccagcag AGTACGATGCTCGAGTGAAGGCGATGGAGGTTGATGAGCGACCGACGGAGACTTACACCGATATCGGTGGTCTGGACAAGCAGATTGAGGAGCTCGTTGAGGCTAT CGTTTTACCCATGCAACAAGCCGACAAGTTCAAGACGCTCGGTATAACTCCACCGAAGGGATGCCTCATGTACGGACCTCCCG GTACCGGAAAGACGCTTCTGGCCCGAGCTTGTGCTGCTCAGACCAACGCTTGTTACCTCAAACTTGCTGGTCCAGCTTTAGTCCAG ATGTACATTGGTGACGGTGCCAAACTCGTCCGTGACGCTTTCGAATTAGCAAAGGAAAAGGCTCCGgcaatcatcttcatcgatgaATTGGATGCTATCGGAACAAAACGATTCGACAGCGATAAGTCCGGAGACAGAGAAGTGCAAAGAACAATGTTGGAGTTGCTCAATCAGCTTGATGGTTTCTCGAGCGATAGTAGAATCAAG GTTATCGCTGCTACCAACAGAATTGACATCCTTGACCCTGCCTTACTCCGATCCGGTCGATTGGACAGAAAGATTGAGTTCCCGCTGCCTAACGAGTCCGCCCGAGAGCACATCTTGCAAATTCACGCAAGAAAGCTCAATCACCACGGTGTCAA CTTCGAGGAATTGGCACGATCGACCGAGGATATGAATGGTGCTCAGCTCAAGGCTGTGTGTGTTGAAGCGggcatg CTTGCCTTGAGACAAAACGCTACTCAGCTGACACATGAGCACTTCCATGG GGGTATCCTCGAGGTCCAGGCTAGAAAGGCGAAAGAACACCACGTAGGTCGCTTGTGCCAGCATGACGTTGTCCCGCCGCTGATCTCTGTCATGTTCGATAGTACTTTGCATGATCACGTTTATTATGGTAGACATGAGTTTGAGCTGTGTTTCGCATCTGTAGATGTACATATACCGATGATGGATTTCTGCAATGTAAAGTTGAGTTACACATTCCGGTTCCTGAGTACGCCGAGGCAACGCAACAAAGTCCTGttcaacagcaacaacgaTCACGATGCGATAAAGTGTCTTTTGCTTATTCCATATATACATGTCTCAGTCGAGCTCGCAATTCGCAGCTGGCTCTTGTCTATAACACTGTGA